A portion of the Actomonas aquatica genome contains these proteins:
- a CDS encoding GTP cyclohydrolase gives MSTETTAPTATFANIPDEFQRLVAEMQHTFGAVAHDSEPTQDRPLHGTTLYVATCNLETRFGPFRTHIFQDIIDKHYIIALAHGDIADAELLYTRLHSSCVTSETLRGCDCDCVQQLEGAFKVIAEKGNGILFYLMQEGRGVGYVGKSRDRMMVQASLDQLSTFQAYASMGLKKDHRNYDNISDICLLLGIKAPFIVLTNNPDKVSALRDQGIKVVDTETLEFEPSPFNLAYLTSKAASGHILNRPAETLVKRALPPEPVVPFKPHAVPEATRFIYSASYFLPMKPVDDEVLLNAEEFKTIFADKKIEDYMAEEQPLIRDYKLIRGNRFFVTIDTKNLKAFQKANPEDPIVDLLTTPYWFRVHVYYDIVTSQEFVILTHGNARSYDIPVVRLHSESLFNRFPLRQLGNRDKLKQSVKHIVQYGVGVIQLIYNDGRGAGFGAYATDLMLTQSSQALSSEEAYKRLGVHYDSRDYDASMVLLKQHVPNNTIQMVMNSPSSLVKKTEYAQALQRHHLDVERWIFLDDEAHRD, from the coding sequence ATGTCCACCGAAACCACCGCACCGACCGCCACCTTTGCCAATATTCCCGACGAGTTTCAGCGTCTGGTTGCGGAGATGCAGCATACCTTCGGCGCGGTCGCCCACGACAGCGAGCCCACCCAGGACCGCCCGCTGCATGGCACGACGCTCTATGTCGCGACCTGCAATCTGGAGACCCGTTTCGGCCCGTTCCGCACCCACATTTTCCAAGACATCATCGACAAGCACTACATCATCGCCCTCGCGCATGGTGACATTGCCGATGCCGAGCTGCTCTACACTCGCCTGCACTCCTCCTGCGTGACCAGCGAGACCCTCCGCGGCTGCGATTGCGACTGCGTGCAGCAGCTCGAAGGCGCCTTCAAGGTCATCGCCGAGAAGGGCAACGGAATCCTCTTCTACCTCATGCAGGAAGGCCGCGGTGTCGGCTACGTGGGCAAATCCCGCGACCGCATGATGGTGCAGGCCTCCCTCGACCAGCTCTCCACCTTCCAGGCCTACGCCTCGATGGGCCTCAAGAAGGACCACCGCAACTACGACAACATTTCCGACATCTGCTTGCTGCTCGGCATCAAGGCACCGTTCATCGTCCTCACCAACAATCCCGACAAAGTGTCCGCCCTCCGCGACCAAGGTATCAAGGTCGTGGATACCGAGACGCTCGAGTTTGAACCCTCGCCCTTCAACCTTGCCTACCTGACGTCCAAGGCCGCCAGCGGCCACATCCTCAACCGTCCGGCCGAAACCCTCGTCAAACGCGCCCTCCCGCCCGAGCCCGTCGTGCCCTTCAAACCCCACGCCGTGCCTGAGGCTACTCGCTTCATCTACTCCGCGAGCTACTTCCTGCCGATGAAGCCGGTCGACGACGAGGTGCTGCTGAATGCCGAGGAGTTCAAAACCATCTTCGCCGACAAAAAGATCGAGGACTACATGGCCGAGGAACAGCCGCTCATCCGCGACTACAAGCTCATCCGGGGCAATCGCTTCTTCGTCACCATCGACACCAAAAACCTCAAAGCTTTTCAAAAGGCCAATCCCGAGGACCCCATCGTGGATCTCCTCACGACGCCCTACTGGTTCCGCGTGCACGTCTACTACGACATCGTGACCAGTCAGGAGTTTGTCATCCTCACCCACGGCAACGCCCGCTCCTACGACATCCCGGTGGTGCGCCTGCACAGTGAGTCGCTCTTCAACCGTTTCCCGCTGCGCCAACTCGGCAACCGCGACAAACTCAAGCAGTCGGTCAAACACATCGTGCAATACGGCGTGGGCGTGATCCAACTCATCTACAACGACGGCCGCGGTGCCGGCTTTGGTGCTTACGCCACCGACCTCATGCTCACGCAGTCGAGCCAGGCCCTCTCGAGTGAGGAGGCCTACAAACGACTCGGCGTGCACTACGACAGCCGCGACTACGACGCCTCGATGGTGCTGCTCAAACAGCACGTGCCCAACAACACCATCCAGATGGTGATGAACTCGCCGTCCAGCTTGGTCAAAAAGACCGAATACGCCCAAGCCCTGCAACGCCACCACCTCGACGTCGAACGCTGGATCTTCCTCGACGACGAAGCCCACCGCGACTGA
- a CDS encoding NCS2 family permease has protein sequence MLNRLFKLTDHGTTVSRELQAGLTTFAAMAYILAVNPSILADAGMDRAALVTVTALTAAVATFLMAALTNFPLALAPGMGINAFFTYSICIGAGVPWQQALGMVFVNGFIFLALSVTGVREKIVRAIPYSLKIAITCGIGLFIAFIGLKNGGIIVASPATYVTHGDFTSGPALVCLIGIALTILLVARGVPAAIIIGIVVTSIIGLFIPDGNGGKVTALPESWFAMPSDPSPVFLQLEFGFLSSWSAFQVALPLILTLLLVDMFDNIGTLIGVTKRAGLLDKDGNLPKAGNALVADSIAAILSSLFGTSTVVSYIESASGVEAGGRTGLTAVTVGVLMLLALFLTPIILAIPAAATAPALVVVGIFMLQSVTEIKMDDFRVAAPAMLIILCIPLTFSIAEGIGFGLISAALLALASGKPKTFPTVGYIIAAIFFLQFFEIFPFSG, from the coding sequence ATGCTGAATCGACTGTTCAAGCTCACCGACCACGGCACCACCGTTTCCCGCGAACTCCAGGCCGGCCTCACCACCTTCGCCGCCATGGCCTACATCCTGGCGGTGAACCCCAGCATTCTGGCCGACGCTGGTATGGACCGCGCCGCCCTGGTCACCGTCACTGCGCTCACCGCCGCCGTCGCTACGTTCCTGATGGCGGCCCTGACCAACTTCCCGTTGGCGCTCGCTCCGGGCATGGGTATCAACGCCTTCTTCACCTACTCGATCTGCATCGGCGCCGGCGTCCCCTGGCAACAGGCCCTCGGCATGGTGTTTGTGAACGGCTTCATCTTCCTCGCCCTCTCCGTGACCGGCGTGCGCGAGAAAATCGTCCGCGCCATCCCCTACTCGCTTAAGATCGCGATCACTTGCGGCATCGGCCTGTTCATCGCCTTCATCGGTTTAAAAAACGGCGGCATCATCGTCGCGAGCCCGGCCACCTATGTCACGCACGGTGACTTCACCTCGGGCCCCGCGCTCGTCTGCCTCATCGGCATCGCCCTCACGATCCTGCTCGTCGCCCGCGGGGTGCCCGCCGCCATCATCATCGGCATCGTCGTCACCTCGATCATCGGCCTGTTCATCCCCGACGGCAACGGCGGCAAAGTCACCGCGTTGCCCGAGTCGTGGTTCGCCATGCCGTCCGATCCCAGTCCGGTGTTCCTGCAACTGGAGTTCGGTTTCCTCTCGTCTTGGTCGGCCTTTCAAGTCGCCCTGCCGCTCATCCTCACGCTCCTGTTGGTCGATATGTTCGACAACATCGGCACACTCATCGGCGTGACGAAACGCGCCGGTCTGCTCGACAAAGACGGCAACCTGCCCAAAGCCGGTAACGCTCTCGTCGCCGATTCCATCGCCGCCATCCTCAGCTCCCTCTTCGGCACCTCCACCGTCGTGAGCTACATCGAGTCCGCCTCCGGCGTTGAAGCCGGCGGCCGCACCGGCCTTACCGCTGTCACCGTGGGAGTGCTCATGCTGCTCGCCCTCTTTCTCACCCCCATCATCCTCGCCATCCCCGCCGCGGCCACGGCGCCTGCCCTCGTGGTGGTGGGCATCTTCATGCTGCAATCGGTGACAGAGATCAAAATGGACGACTTCCGCGTCGCGGCTCCCGCCATGCTCATCATCCTCTGCATTCCGCTCACCTTCAGCATTGCCGAGGGCATCGGCTTCGGCCTCATCAGCGCGGCCTTGCTCGCTCTCGCCAGCGGCAAACCCAAGACCTTCCCCACCGTCGGCTACATCATCGCCGCGATCTTCTTCCTCCAGTTCTTCGAGATCTTTCCGTTCTCGGGCTGA